Genomic segment of Corynebacterium urealyticum DSM 7109:
ATGACCCCCGCGAACTCATCAGCGCCGCCAATCGCGCCTATGTCGAAAGCTACGCCGACAATGCCCCGGAACTCTCGCTGATGGAGCAGGTTTCGCAAACCCATCCCGAAATGCACAAACTGCGCACGTCGCGGGCGCGGGGATTCACCTCCCGGAACCAACGGCTCATCAAGTCATTGCAGGACGATGGCACTCTCGCCAGCGACCGGGACGCCGAAATGCTCGCCCTCAGCTTGTCCATCATGGTCTCGCGACTGTGCTACTCAGTGTTCGTTGAAAACATGATCCCCGATGCCGGCGAGGCAGACGGTGCCGCCACGGCCGAGAAACATAAAGCCCGCACTATTGAGCGCATCGTCAACACCGTCAATGACATCTGGTTTCGCACGCTAGGCCTCTAGCGCACCCTGAAGGGCTAGACCCCACCACCCAAGACCCCTCGGAGGTCGGCAAGGCTGAAATCTCCCAAAAGGATTGAATCGTGATTCAATTCACATTACAATCAGCATTGTTCACCAAAACTATGCACAACGGCAGGTAGGAACCTCATGTCTCACCACACCCCAGCAAACAAGCCGATCAGTTACGACTACTCCGGGCACAACGCAATCGTTACCGGCGGCACCCGTGGCATCGGCTACGCCACGGCTCGACTCTTGGCCGCGAGTGGCGCGAACGTGACGATCACCGGTCGCAAACAAGAAACCGTCGAACCCGCCGCCGCTGCCCTCCAGGCTGAGGCAGCCGAGCTGAACCCCAACGCCGGTCGCGTCATCGGAATCGCCGCCCACGTCGCAGACCCCGATGCAGCCCGAAGGACCTGCGAAGCCACCGTTCAAGAATTCGGCAGCGTCGACGTCCTGGTGAATAACGCCGGAACAAACCCCGCCTACGGGCCAATCCACAAGCAGAGTCCCGAAGCCATGGCAAAGACCTACGAAGTCAACGTCATCGGCCCCGTCATCTGGACCGCCGCCGCGAAAGACGCAGGCATGGGGGCCGATCGCAAGGGCGCGGTCGTCAACCTCTCGTCCATCGGCGCCCTCACCGAGGAAGCAAAGCTCGGCGTCTACAACGGGACCAAAGCTGCGCTCCTGCACATGACCCGCCAGATGGCCAACGAGCTCGCCCCCACCATCCACGTCAACTCAATCGCCCCAGGCGTGGTGCGCACCAAGCTCTCCGAAGCGCTATGGAAAGAACACGAAGACGCCGTCGCGGCTATCACTCCCGCGCAGCGGATTGGCGAGCCCGAAGACATCGCCGCTGCTATCGCCTTCCTCGCAGCACCTGCAACAACCTGGCTCATCGGTGAAAATCTCGTCGTCGACGGCGGCATGCTCGTCCAGCCCTAGGTTCATCACCCACCCAAGCAACAGCACCACCGAAACGCTCAGAACGAGGAAAAGATATGGACTTCGCGCCCAGCGCACGCTCGAAGGAGTATCAGGAACAGCTCCTTCGCTTCATGGATGAACACGTCTACCCGGCCGAGCCGATCTACCACCGGCAGATGACCGAGTCCGGCGATCCGCACCACCACCCAGCGATCCTTGAAGACCTCAAAGCCGAAGCCAAGAAGCAGGGCCTATGGAACCTCTTCCACCCCCACGCCGGCACCGGCCCGGGCTTGAGCAACGTTGACTACGCCCCATTGGCAGAAATCATGGGACGCTCCCCCCAGCTTGGCCCCGAAGCCTGCAATTGCAATGCCCCGGACACCGGGAACATGGAGGTTCTCGAGCTTTACGGCAGCGAGGCCCACCGCAGGGACTACCTGAATCCGCTGCTCGACGGTGAAATCCGCTCCGCGTTCGCCATGACCGAACCAGGAGTCGCCTCCTCAGATGCCAC
This window contains:
- a CDS encoding TetR/AcrR family transcriptional regulator — encoded protein: MATHPPQEQLQKTEKLSPRAAARREEILTAARKVFVRDGYTATKLLDVAKEAGCAAGTLYTYFENREDLFTAVLQQVEHEMRSASGRIASDDPRELISAANRAYVESYADNAPELSLMEQVSQTHPEMHKLRTSRARGFTSRNQRLIKSLQDDGTLASDRDAEMLALSLSIMVSRLCYSVFVENMIPDAGEADGAATAEKHKARTIERIVNTVNDIWFRTLGL
- a CDS encoding SDR family oxidoreductase encodes the protein MSHHTPANKPISYDYSGHNAIVTGGTRGIGYATARLLAASGANVTITGRKQETVEPAAAALQAEAAELNPNAGRVIGIAAHVADPDAARRTCEATVQEFGSVDVLVNNAGTNPAYGPIHKQSPEAMAKTYEVNVIGPVIWTAAAKDAGMGADRKGAVVNLSSIGALTEEAKLGVYNGTKAALLHMTRQMANELAPTIHVNSIAPGVVRTKLSEALWKEHEDAVAAITPAQRIGEPEDIAAAIAFLAAPATTWLIGENLVVDGGMLVQP